A single region of the Streptomyces sp. NBC_01262 genome encodes:
- a CDS encoding DUF5994 family protein → MTATANVNRTIVNERVPSPAARLSLTPAGSGPGLLDGAWWPRSRDLSRELPALTDALDARWGRITHVTVNPTHWPVIPHKVPVTGHTVRVGWFAAEQDQNKLMLFSYTVGRWDLLVIPPETGAAAAARLMAAAAAPGDLLTASALMAGEDAHGDLGPLLCTQGI, encoded by the coding sequence ATGACCGCGACCGCGAACGTCAATCGCACGATCGTCAATGAGCGCGTACCTTCACCTGCGGCCCGGCTCTCCCTGACTCCGGCGGGGTCCGGTCCGGGCCTCCTCGACGGAGCCTGGTGGCCTCGGTCGCGCGATCTCTCCCGTGAGCTGCCGGCTCTTACGGACGCGCTGGACGCGCGCTGGGGCCGGATCACCCACGTCACCGTGAACCCGACGCACTGGCCCGTGATCCCGCACAAGGTGCCCGTGACCGGCCACACGGTGCGCGTGGGCTGGTTCGCCGCCGAGCAGGACCAGAACAAGCTGATGCTGTTCTCGTACACCGTGGGCCGCTGGGACCTGCTGGTGATCCCCCCGGAGACCGGGGCCGCCGCCGCGGCCCGGCTGATGGCCGCCGCCGCGGCGCCCGGCGACCTGCTCACCGCCAGCGCTCTGATGGCGGGCGAGGACGCCCACGGTGACCTCGGGCCGCTGCTGTGCACCCAAGGCATATAG
- a CDS encoding GNAT family N-acetyltransferase, translating into MTDPLRVWLNRLNRGQTEGRRDELADLYVRSCATAPGWEHRSREDFLLRLAGDIRRPQFAMLVAETPVLAGCAFGFPVRPDGSWWSGFQGELPPGVARLTASGEVFAITGMVVHPDERNRGLARRMQERLLTDHRAALGATLVDGVNRAARSAFWSWGWQEIGEVHRPPGPTVLRALVLRAGERTAADPARRTRTRTRGPA; encoded by the coding sequence GTGACCGACCCCCTCAGGGTGTGGCTGAACCGGCTGAACCGCGGGCAGACCGAGGGCCGGCGGGACGAGCTGGCCGATCTGTACGTACGGTCCTGCGCCACCGCGCCCGGGTGGGAACACCGCAGCCGGGAGGACTTCCTGCTCCGCCTCGCCGGTGACATCCGGCGGCCTCAGTTCGCCATGCTGGTCGCGGAGACGCCGGTCCTGGCGGGATGTGCCTTCGGATTCCCCGTGCGGCCCGACGGCTCCTGGTGGAGCGGCTTCCAGGGCGAACTGCCGCCCGGCGTCGCGCGGCTCACCGCGTCGGGCGAGGTCTTCGCGATCACCGGGATGGTCGTGCATCCGGACGAGCGCAACCGCGGGCTCGCCCGCCGTATGCAGGAGCGGCTGCTCACCGACCACCGGGCGGCGCTGGGGGCCACCCTGGTGGACGGGGTCAATCGCGCGGCCCGCAGCGCGTTCTGGTCCTGGGGGTGGCAGGAGATCGGCGAGGTCCACCGGCCGCCCGGTCCCACGGTGCTGCGAGCGCTGGTGCTGCGCGCCGGAGAGCGTACGGCGGCGGACCCGGCACGGCGGACCCGGACCCGGACCCGTGGCCCCGCGTGA
- a CDS encoding ANTAR domain-containing protein, whose translation MIPGTPGSRSSRVQGLVAEQAARRGARVGVVDVCAAAVAALPVSGAGVSAMSPATAGHPLCGTDETSRRLEELQLTLGEGPCLDAHALGMAVLTPDLDSGDAQTRWPVFAPAAADAGAGAVFAFPLQIGAISPGVLDLYRREPGTLDAEQLADAMAFADTATLLLLGTRTDTELGGYRAEIDQATGMLTEQLGVGIEEAFVRLRAYSYADGRRLAEVAADVVARRLRLSPDPAPDPDPDPDSSTEGVHDG comes from the coding sequence GTGATCCCCGGGACCCCCGGCAGCCGGTCGTCCCGGGTCCAGGGGCTGGTGGCGGAGCAGGCCGCCCGGCGAGGCGCCCGGGTGGGCGTGGTGGACGTGTGCGCCGCCGCAGTGGCCGCGCTGCCGGTGAGCGGCGCGGGGGTGTCCGCGATGTCCCCGGCCACCGCCGGTCATCCGCTGTGCGGCACCGACGAGACAAGCCGCCGCCTGGAGGAACTCCAGCTCACCCTGGGCGAAGGGCCGTGCCTGGACGCCCACGCCCTCGGGATGGCGGTCCTCACCCCCGACCTGGACAGCGGTGACGCACAAACCCGCTGGCCCGTGTTCGCCCCCGCCGCCGCGGACGCCGGCGCGGGGGCGGTCTTCGCCTTCCCGCTGCAGATCGGGGCGATCAGCCCCGGCGTACTCGACCTGTACCGCCGCGAGCCGGGCACACTGGACGCGGAGCAGCTGGCCGACGCCATGGCCTTCGCCGACACCGCGACCCTGCTGCTGCTCGGCACCCGTACGGACACCGAACTCGGCGGCTACCGCGCCGAGATCGACCAGGCCACCGGCATGCTCACCGAACAGCTCGGCGTGGGCATCGAGGAGGCCTTCGTCCGACTGCGCGCGTACTCCTACGCCGACGGGCGCCGGCTCGCCGAAGTGGCCGCCGACGTGGTGGCCCGCCGGCTCCGGCTCTCCCCGGACCCGGCCCCGGACCCGGACCCGGATCCCGACAGCTCAACAGAGGGTGTGCACGATGGATGA
- a CDS encoding ice-binding family protein, which yields MARLALLPGVALLATATMTSGVAHAATAPVPLGTAKSYAVLAGPTVTNTPLSATVINGDLGVSPGTATTGFDFSTPPGAGHVFGAVHLGDAPAGTAQDDLTTAFGNAAGRTGGADVTGVDLGGKTLAPGVYNATSAMALTGPIPLTLNGGGDPDAVFIFQAGTTLITGSDIQVKLVNGAQACNVFWQVGSSATIGTGAKFVGTIMADQQIAVQNGATIEGRALARIAQVTLDNNVITNSICSTTGPEGPAGPAGPAGPAGPSGPGGPAGPAGPAGPAGPDGGVGPAGPAGPAGPAGGVGPVGPAGPAGGVGPVGPAGPAGGAGPAGPAGGVGPVGPAGPIGGAGPAGPKGDTGAQGPNGPAGPAGPKGDTGSAGPNGPAGPAGPKGDTGEQGPKGDTGSQGPKGDTGSQGPKGDTGEQGPKGDTGDQGPAGPGGGPGEDHHHGDHGDHGDHGDHKGDHKGDHKKDCPEDVKPPFKQQDHWSPMW from the coding sequence ATGGCACGTCTCGCTCTGCTGCCCGGCGTAGCGCTGCTGGCAACGGCCACCATGACCTCCGGCGTCGCACACGCCGCGACAGCCCCCGTCCCGCTGGGGACCGCCAAGAGTTACGCGGTTCTGGCCGGTCCGACGGTCACCAACACCCCCCTCAGCGCCACCGTCATCAACGGTGACCTGGGCGTTTCTCCGGGCACCGCCACGACGGGCTTCGACTTTTCGACGCCTCCCGGCGCGGGGCATGTCTTCGGCGCGGTCCACCTCGGCGACGCCCCGGCCGGTACGGCGCAGGACGATCTGACCACCGCCTTCGGCAATGCGGCCGGACGGACCGGCGGAGCCGACGTCACGGGCGTGGATCTGGGCGGAAAGACACTGGCGCCCGGCGTCTACAACGCCACCTCTGCGATGGCACTCACCGGACCCATCCCCCTCACTCTCAACGGCGGGGGCGACCCGGACGCCGTCTTCATCTTCCAGGCCGGAACGACGCTGATCACGGGTTCGGATATCCAGGTCAAGCTCGTCAACGGAGCACAGGCCTGCAACGTGTTCTGGCAGGTGGGCAGTTCCGCCACCATCGGGACCGGTGCCAAGTTCGTGGGCACCATCATGGCCGACCAGCAGATCGCGGTACAGAACGGCGCCACGATCGAAGGCCGAGCCCTGGCGAGGATCGCCCAGGTCACGCTGGACAACAACGTCATCACGAACTCGATCTGCAGCACCACCGGCCCGGAGGGCCCCGCCGGACCTGCGGGTCCCGCTGGACCTGCCGGGCCTTCCGGGCCTGGAGGACCTGCCGGACCTGCCGGACCTGCCGGCCCCGCTGGCCCTGACGGGGGTGTCGGACCCGCCGGACCCGCCGGGCCCGCCGGACCCGCTGGAGGGGTCGGGCCTGTCGGACCTGCCGGACCCGCTGGAGGGGTCGGGCCTGTCGGACCTGCCGGACCCGCTGGGGGTGCCGGACCTGCCGGACCTGCCGGAGGGGTCGGACCTGTCGGACCCGCCGGACCCATCGGAGGTGCCGGGCCCGCCGGGCCCAAGGGCGACACCGGAGCACAAGGCCCCAACGGACCCGCCGGACCTGCCGGGCCCAAGGGCGACACCGGGTCCGCCGGACCCAACGGACCCGCCGGACCTGCCGGCCCCAAGGGTGACACCGGAGAGCAGGGCCCCAAGGGCGACACCGGTTCGCAGGGCCCCAAGGGCGACACCGGTTCGCAAGGCCCCAAGGGTGACACCGGAGAGCAGGGGCCCAAGGGCGACACCGGGGACCAGGGCCCTGCCGGGCCTGGCGGTGGTCCGGGCGAGGACCACCACCACGGTGACCACGGCGACCACGGTGACCACGGTGACCACAAGGGCGATCACAAGGGCGACCACAAGAAGGACTGCCCTGAAGACGTGAAGCCGCCCTTCAAGCAACAGGACCACTGGAGCCCGATGTGGTAG
- a CDS encoding acyl-CoA desaturase, protein MTLTTQGTMPTADYDGTGPFPADLPGSVEPQNAGWRIQAAVTGLFVVLPFAGLAVAVWLLWGHGIRLADVSLALGFYALTGLGVTVGFHRLITHRSFTARRWLRTALAVAGSMSFQGNVIDWAAVHRQHHAFTDRPGDPHSPHRYGTGPLGQLRGLTHAHLGWLFRYAPTSAARYAPDLLADSAIVRVARAFPALCGASLLLPALVGWAIGGNLWSALTAFLWAGLVRVLLLQHVTWSVNSLCHMIGARPYAGRRFDRSTDLWPLSLISFGESWHNGHHSAPSCARHGVGRHQIDLSAGLIRVFERLGWATAVHWPDPGRPLRTPEPR, encoded by the coding sequence ATGACCCTGACAACTCAGGGGACCATGCCCACCGCCGACTACGACGGTACGGGGCCGTTCCCCGCCGACCTCCCCGGCAGCGTCGAGCCCCAGAACGCCGGGTGGCGGATCCAGGCCGCGGTGACCGGGCTGTTCGTCGTACTCCCGTTCGCGGGGCTGGCGGTCGCGGTGTGGCTGCTGTGGGGCCACGGCATCCGGCTCGCCGACGTATCACTGGCGCTCGGCTTCTACGCCCTCACCGGCCTGGGGGTCACCGTCGGCTTCCACCGCCTGATCACCCACCGCAGCTTCACCGCCCGCCGGTGGCTGCGGACCGCGCTGGCGGTCGCGGGCTCGATGAGCTTCCAGGGCAACGTCATCGACTGGGCGGCCGTGCACCGGCAGCACCACGCCTTCACCGACCGCCCCGGCGACCCCCACTCGCCCCACCGGTACGGGACCGGCCCCCTCGGCCAACTGCGCGGCCTGACCCACGCCCACCTCGGCTGGCTGTTCCGCTACGCCCCGACCTCCGCCGCCCGCTACGCCCCCGACCTGCTCGCCGACTCCGCGATCGTCCGGGTCGCCCGGGCGTTCCCCGCCCTGTGCGGCGCCTCGCTGCTCCTGCCGGCCCTCGTCGGCTGGGCCATCGGCGGCAACCTGTGGTCGGCGCTCACCGCTTTCCTGTGGGCCGGGCTGGTGCGCGTCCTGCTGCTCCAGCACGTCACCTGGAGCGTCAACTCCCTGTGCCACATGATCGGCGCCCGCCCGTACGCCGGCCGCCGCTTCGACCGGTCCACCGACCTGTGGCCGCTCTCGCTGATCTCCTTCGGGGAGAGCTGGCACAACGGCCACCACTCCGCGCCGAGTTGCGCCCGGCACGGCGTCGGCCGGCACCAGATCGACCTGTCGGCCGGCCTGATCCGCGTCTTCGAACGCCTCGGCTGGGCCACCGCCGTCCACTGGCCGGACCCCGGACGCCCCCTTCGAACCCCAGAACCGAGGTGA
- a CDS encoding PRC-barrel domain-containing protein, producing MFEAGDIREWRGHAVVDAGGHKVGTLEAIYVDTRTDEPSFATVTVGLPTRHRLVFVPLAGATVGPAYLKVAYDKQQVKDAPSIGTDGELLADAEEKVFAHYSVDYQLGSGGERRLARR from the coding sequence GTGTTCGAAGCCGGCGACATCCGGGAGTGGCGGGGCCACGCGGTCGTCGACGCGGGCGGCCACAAGGTCGGCACGCTTGAGGCGATCTACGTGGACACGCGCACCGACGAGCCCTCGTTCGCGACGGTCACGGTCGGTCTGCCGACACGGCACCGGCTGGTGTTCGTGCCGCTCGCCGGGGCGACCGTGGGCCCGGCGTACCTGAAGGTCGCCTACGACAAGCAGCAGGTCAAGGACGCTCCCTCGATCGGTACCGACGGGGAACTGCTGGCGGACGCGGAGGAGAAGGTCTTCGCGCACTACTCCGTCGACTACCAGCTCGGCAGCGGGGGCGAGCGGCGGCTCGCCCGCCGCTGA
- a CDS encoding UBP-type zinc finger domain-containing protein, which translates to MASVNGSAPRCEHLDGLPPVIPRWDGCRDCQAGDDDWVSLLLCLSCGWVACSDDSPGRHARAHYEETDHPVARSLLLGPGPGQCWCYVHQRAV; encoded by the coding sequence GTGGCCAGTGTCAACGGGTCGGCGCCCCGCTGCGAGCACCTCGACGGCCTCCCGCCGGTCATACCCAGGTGGGACGGCTGCCGGGACTGCCAGGCCGGTGACGACGACTGGGTGAGCCTGCTGCTCTGCCTGAGCTGCGGCTGGGTGGCCTGTTCCGACGACTCACCGGGCCGGCACGCCAGGGCCCACTACGAGGAGACCGACCACCCGGTCGCCCGCTCGCTGCTGCTGGGCCCGGGACCGGGCCAGTGCTGGTGCTACGTCCACCAGCGTGCCGTCTGA
- a CDS encoding DUF5994 family protein translates to MADSDTPHDLRLLPDAISHAVKPGTALLRLETTHTRARILDGAWWPHSRAIGVELPGLITALTEHLGPVTRVGLDASAWEELPSRLIVDDRVVHIDSFPVGDDTVLITRGDRDHFSLLVIPPGATPDAARAAMARALRADNVTQPEQILIDTGTR, encoded by the coding sequence ATGGCCGACTCCGACACGCCCCACGACCTGCGGCTTCTGCCCGACGCGATCAGCCATGCCGTGAAACCCGGGACGGCTCTCCTCAGGCTTGAGACGACCCATACCCGCGCCAGAATTCTCGACGGCGCGTGGTGGCCGCATTCCCGCGCCATCGGCGTCGAGCTTCCCGGTCTGATCACCGCGCTGACCGAGCATCTCGGACCCGTCACGCGCGTCGGCCTGGACGCCAGTGCCTGGGAGGAACTGCCGTCACGTCTGATCGTCGACGACCGGGTCGTGCACATCGACTCCTTCCCGGTCGGTGACGACACCGTCCTCATCACCCGAGGGGACCGGGACCACTTCTCCCTGCTGGTGATCCCGCCGGGCGCCACGCCTGATGCGGCGCGCGCCGCGATGGCCAGAGCCCTCCGGGCCGACAACGTCACCCAGCCCGAACAGATCCTCATCGACACCGGCACGCGTTGA
- a CDS encoding STAS domain-containing protein, with protein sequence MATSRMPHILNVYRRDTEQGSQISLSGEIDLSSAPQVRRTLAQCLHDGIRAIDVDLSDVTFCDCSGLNAFLYASLRTASAGGSLRLHHPRPALTRLFALTGSGSLLHLLPGTLDGSAPDALPPVPVYESVFRLVPAAAWPAVAGGVL encoded by the coding sequence ATGGCCACATCGCGCATGCCGCACATCCTGAACGTCTACCGGCGCGACACGGAACAGGGTTCGCAGATCAGCCTCTCCGGCGAGATCGATCTGTCCTCGGCGCCACAGGTGCGCCGGACGCTGGCGCAGTGCCTGCACGACGGCATACGTGCCATAGACGTCGACCTCTCCGACGTCACCTTCTGCGACTGCAGCGGCCTCAACGCCTTCCTGTACGCGTCACTTCGCACCGCCTCCGCCGGAGGATCCCTGCGGCTGCACCACCCCCGTCCGGCACTGACCCGGCTCTTCGCCCTCACCGGCTCGGGCTCCCTCCTCCACCTGCTGCCGGGCACCCTCGACGGGAGTGCGCCGGACGCCCTGCCGCCCGTTCCCGTGTACGAGTCGGTGTTCCGGCTCGTACCGGCCGCCGCCTGGCCCGCCGTCGCCGGCGGTGTGCTGTGA
- a CDS encoding GAF and ANTAR domain-containing protein: MDERLLAKTFVELADNLVADFDLIDFLRLLTDRCVGMLGVSAAGVLLADRDGELRVMAASDERVRLLELFQLQNDEGPCLECFHHGVPVTVPDLATEAHRWPRFVAEARTSGFTAVQALPMRLRDEVVGALNLFRAAPGPFDPVATPIAQALADVATISLLQQRSALRSNVLNEQLQTALNSRVLIEQAKGKLAERLDIDMEQAFTALRGYARSNNLRLSDVARDFVNGTQLLTGLML; this comes from the coding sequence ATGGATGAGCGGCTCCTGGCCAAGACCTTCGTCGAACTGGCGGACAACCTCGTCGCCGACTTCGACCTGATCGACTTCCTCCGCCTGCTGACCGACCGCTGCGTCGGCATGCTCGGCGTCAGCGCCGCCGGCGTCCTGCTCGCGGACCGCGACGGCGAACTGCGCGTCATGGCCGCCTCCGACGAACGCGTACGCCTGCTGGAGCTGTTCCAGCTCCAGAACGACGAGGGCCCCTGCCTGGAGTGCTTCCACCACGGCGTCCCCGTCACCGTCCCCGACCTGGCCACCGAGGCCCACCGCTGGCCGCGCTTCGTCGCCGAGGCCCGCACGAGCGGCTTCACGGCCGTCCAGGCCCTGCCGATGCGCCTGCGCGACGAGGTCGTCGGAGCCCTCAACCTCTTCCGCGCCGCCCCCGGCCCGTTCGACCCGGTCGCCACGCCCATCGCCCAGGCCCTGGCCGACGTCGCCACCATCAGCCTCCTCCAGCAGCGCTCCGCCCTGCGCAGCAACGTCCTCAACGAGCAGCTCCAGACCGCCCTCAACAGCCGCGTGCTCATCGAACAAGCCAAAGGCAAACTCGCCGAACGCCTCGACATCGACATGGAACAGGCCTTCACCGCCCTGCGCGGCTACGCCCGCTCCAACAACCTCCGCCTGTCCGACGTGGCCCGCGACTTCGTCAACGGCACCCAGCTCCTCACCGGCCTCATGCTCTGA
- a CDS encoding GlsB/YeaQ/YmgE family stress response membrane protein, producing the protein MGIIAWILLGLASGMVAQVLVSGRDSHGVVVTTLIGMGGALLGGFVATKVFHVDGTQGFFNLSTWVTAIAGAAVLLVAFHLLAGRSRGGSKGRSGGGSSRRRSGSGRRGYGRR; encoded by the coding sequence ATGGGCATCATCGCCTGGATCCTTCTGGGGCTCGCGTCCGGAATGGTCGCCCAAGTGCTGGTCTCCGGCCGGGACTCCCACGGAGTGGTCGTCACCACCCTGATCGGTATGGGCGGAGCCCTCCTGGGTGGGTTCGTGGCCACCAAGGTGTTCCACGTCGACGGCACTCAGGGGTTCTTCAACCTCTCCACCTGGGTCACCGCCATCGCCGGCGCGGCGGTCCTGCTGGTCGCCTTCCACCTGCTCGCAGGCCGTAGCAGGGGCGGGAGCAAGGGCCGTAGCGGCGGCGGCAGTTCACGACGCCGTTCGGGCAGCGGCCGGCGCGGCTACGGCCGCCGCTGA
- a CDS encoding LysR family transcriptional regulator, translating to MELRQLRYFVTLSQELHFGRAAAREHIVQSALSQQLQRLERELGVRLVERSTHHVALTTAGAVFLVEARQILAHVERAVLVARSAVGTAPALRVGIIDSGYDSMPQILHEAQARYPGLVIHQVETGVPEQYQQLIDGRLDVGIGRAALAPPQVASYLFRHDPLGVMVPSDHRFAAMDGIPVAVLAEEPLLLAEEVQAPEFNQFTVEMCRAAGFTPTVYEGTVESIRAAADLVAQGRCLYCVPASCISALPGTIWRPLTEPASYYPWSVLWRASDDSDRVRAIVDCARAMSARLGWLVTTDRAAS from the coding sequence ATGGAACTGCGCCAGCTTCGCTACTTCGTCACTCTGTCCCAGGAACTGCACTTCGGCCGGGCGGCCGCCCGCGAGCACATCGTGCAGTCGGCGCTGAGCCAGCAACTCCAGCGGCTGGAGCGGGAACTGGGCGTCCGCCTCGTGGAGCGCAGTACGCACCATGTCGCGCTGACCACGGCCGGAGCGGTGTTCCTGGTCGAGGCACGGCAGATCCTGGCCCATGTGGAGCGCGCCGTGCTGGTCGCCCGCAGCGCGGTCGGCACGGCCCCCGCGCTGCGGGTCGGCATCATCGACTCCGGCTACGACTCGATGCCGCAGATCCTGCACGAGGCCCAGGCCCGCTACCCGGGCCTGGTGATCCACCAGGTCGAGACGGGCGTGCCCGAGCAGTACCAGCAGCTCATCGACGGCCGCCTGGACGTGGGCATCGGCCGGGCCGCGCTCGCCCCACCCCAGGTGGCCTCGTATCTGTTCCGCCACGACCCGCTGGGGGTCATGGTGCCCAGCGACCACCGCTTCGCGGCCATGGACGGCATACCGGTCGCCGTACTGGCCGAGGAGCCGCTGCTGCTCGCGGAGGAGGTCCAGGCACCGGAGTTCAACCAGTTCACCGTCGAGATGTGCCGGGCCGCCGGCTTCACCCCCACCGTGTACGAGGGGACGGTGGAAAGCATCCGCGCCGCCGCCGACCTGGTCGCCCAGGGACGGTGCCTGTACTGCGTGCCGGCCTCCTGCATCTCCGCGCTTCCCGGGACCATCTGGCGGCCGCTCACCGAGCCGGCGTCGTACTACCCGTGGTCCGTGCTGTGGCGCGCGAGCGACGACTCCGACCGCGTACGCGCCATCGTCGACTGCGCCCGGGCGATGTCCGCGCGGCTCGGCTGGCTGGTCACCACGGACCGGGCCGCGAGCTGA
- a CDS encoding GlsB/YeaQ/YmgE family stress response membrane protein, translated as MGIIAWVILGLAAGMIAKMLVPGKDSEGLIVTTLIGIGGALLGGFLATKVFHVSGTQGFFNLSTWVTAIAGSAVLLFAFHTFGGRRSGRN; from the coding sequence ATGGGCATCATCGCCTGGGTCATTCTCGGTCTCGCGGCTGGGATGATCGCCAAAATGCTGGTCCCCGGCAAGGATTCCGAGGGGCTGATCGTCACCACCCTGATCGGTATCGGCGGCGCGCTCCTCGGCGGCTTCCTTGCCACGAAGGTCTTCCATGTCAGCGGCACCCAGGGGTTCTTCAACCTCTCCACCTGGGTCACCGCCATCGCCGGGTCGGCGGTCCTGCTGTTCGCCTTCCACACGTTCGGCGGGCGCCGTTCCGGCCGGAACTGA